The Malus domestica chromosome 17, GDT2T_hap1 genome contains the following window.
CAGATATTACATCAAACACTTAATATGCACAAACGAATCCATACAAAACTTTTAAAGGGTCTTCAAAAGACGTTCATATTTTCTGAACTTTTAAGACAAATGCACACTAGCACTTAGGTGATACAAAATGAACCGAATTGGTAGTTTTGTGTGTAGCCATATAGACACGTGATTGTGCGATGGACGCTAGAATTTTATACGGAATGAGCCTTATGCTTTAATCTGCTTTGTCAGGGAATCAGGGTTAATTAGGTTAAGTTAATTCAAAGAGGTGTACGAGTGATTATTGCTATTATATTAGTGTGGTACTGCATGCCACGCGAGTGGGCTCGGTTTTTGCTGCTCTCAACGTGATCAGTTGCTCCCTTCGCCGCGCGCGCGACCCATAAtctaatttctttcttttttaattaagattaattaaaaagaaatttatttaATTCTATATAGTTGGTAACTTGGTACTATATAGTAGATCAGCTCAGCCGTAGACTGTTTTGTAACTGTCACCAGTACCAAGGAGGAGCTATGATTAACAACTATATAAAGACATTGTTGGATTCATTCGTGGAAGCATCTCTTTATCATATTTCGAGACTAATTAGATTATACTAATTGATAAATAATAACTAATTAGATTATACTAATTGATAAATAATAAGTTAATTGTTCTCAATAAATCAAATAAGATCatatgagaaagagagaggaagctAGACGACGGTCCAAATAAGTTAGATCTTATTTTGGTGTAAAAAGAGaataaaattacaaagaaaagCCACGACGGCAACTCTCACTAAAACAGTTAAATTGTCAGGCATGCAAAGCTTCACGAGGCAAAACATTAAAACTTGCAAAATATTTGTAGGATGTCCTCCGATTGCAGTTGCATCTGCCACGAAATTCGCTTCACGAAAGATATGCTTGAACTGAATATCGTCAAAAGAGGGAGCAAGCGAATATGTAATTGCCAAGATCGTTTTAATACGCCAGCTAAATTGCACACCTCCTCATGATTTGAATCAATGAGAACTTTAGAGTCTCCCTTGTACGTGAAATCTTCCACCTCCTCCGATCAAAGTTATACCTTGTTGGTAGTAAATTAGTACGTAATTGCAGATCCTGGAATGTCCACAAGCAGCTGCATGACAGCCACGTCTGGTCTCGGATTttgattaattctttaattaaagtATAACGTGTGTCAAAGTTGTATTTCTATTTTCCGAGTCTCTAATCTCGCGAGCAGTTGTGTATGCGACAAGGcgttgaacatatatatatatatacacacacacacacatagaggAAGTCTTGAAGGGAagatatttctatttttaaattaGTTGTGGGATTCACACTATATTGAATTTTAaggatccgaaccgtctattttttaggttgcacctcatagatcattgttgcaaaatattaaccaaatctgaaatatttaagacatctaattgagttaaaagaaattaacgaatactttgttatataaaaaacaatgaattttttatcttgataattaaatagtcaaatggtttcagattgaattgaatttttgtaaggatgatctatgaatcgaaacttacaaaataaacgatttggatcgttgaagttcAATGTGGACAGGACCCCATAAATAatctccatttaaaaaaaaatgaaaatccctTTGTATAAATGgtctgaatatatatatactgcACGTTGCTTCGCACGTGTGTATACATGGAAACTACAAATAAACCCTCCTCCCTCATGTATCAGATCAAAGATGCCTCCAACGAaattatcaaatatatattcaCAGAATTTTatcttatttagttttcttaatTTGCAGTTTTGAGTTCATGTCCCTtatggaggcagattgtctgccctcctgtttggatgtccttcttatcttctcttatttgtgtggtcacagttaagtcacgtcaacattttatattcttattgctttttgtcttattatctctataaaagaattaatataaaatattgacatgacTCAATCGTGACCGtacaaaataggaggggatgagaagGGCACCCATACAGCAGGGCAGACAATCGGCCTCCATCCCTTATTGACCTAAAAAAGAAAGAGTAACTTTAGTTTGTCAGGATTAATTTACAGTGCTTTTCCACGTAGACATAGAATGTAGTTTTTCTAAATTAACTAATTGGATGGTCTTGTACAAGAGTACAATTTACGTTAATGTATGAAGAGGCTCTTGTATGTAGCAGGGTCACTATTATTGTGGTGTTTTAATTCAACATCATGCATGTAAAAGACTTTTATACGTACATGCATGTAAAAGACTTTTATACGTACATATATCGCTGACCTAAAACACCACACTGGAGATGAACGTTTTTGGTTTAAGTTCTTCTCTAATGCATGACACATACATATCGGTTAGAATTATGCTGAATAATTCTAATAAATGTGGTGGTGAGCCTTCAAGGTTGATAAAGTGAAAATGTGACTCCAAACatagagagagtgagagggGTGAACTAGGATTATCACAGCTCCAAATCACCTTTTTTTCTCCTCCTCTTTCACTTTTTTCTGTCTTTTTTTCTCTATAAAAAGTCATcataaaatattgacatgacTTAATCGTACAAAGAGGAGAGGAAAATTTGGCGGGGAGACAATTTTAATTGAGAGAGGTGGCTTCTCCAGTACTCGTATTGAATTGACTGCATGGGAGACATGCAGAACCATGCAGGCAGTAACTTTATTCTGCACTTTTGCTTTCACTCTCTTTTATACATGGCTTCAGATACGCCAAATTAAGGGAACCAGATCCTCCTTCGGATCTAAAAAATCTAAGCCCAAAGATCAAATGATCCGGACCatagaaatttgatctaacggttataattattataacattGAGAGGGGCTTCCTGTTTGTAATTATTGAATCAAATTTCGATGGTTCAGATCATTTGATCCTTAAGCTCAGAATTTTTAGATCCGGAAGGTATCCGGTTCCCAAATTAAGACCTCTGACCAGCTCGTCAACTACTCGGATGAGGAACCCAAGACCATGGACTGTCCAGTACTGATGCTGTTAAAGATCTTCTGGACATTGCATGGGCTGCCTgtaatgtatatatatatgtatatctctTCGTGTCCCGTACATAACGGCGTTAGTATGGACTGTGTGCGCCTTTGTCCCCGTATTAGACGACACCGACTTGTATTTttatatttcatatttttggCATGTATATATTTACATGTTCAATTTTGCATCGGATACTCATACAAGGCCATGCGACCACACCAgcgatttttgttttcttcacagTATACagtttattaataaatttaagagAATAATATAAATGGATATTAAATGTATGGGATCTGCCCTTCATATCTAATATCTATGGTGTTAATGTAGTTATGATTAAAGTCAAATAGTGTATCCTTCAGGGGCGGAGTCATAAATTTCTTCTAGTGGGGGCAACCGAAAACAACTAAGAAAATCTTATTATAGTATGATTATACGCAATATGATATTAAGGATGGTTTCAAATGATGATGTATCACAATTctaatgttacaaaaatttcaatatagtagtggaaagtgacaaagtgatgagaaaaatataagtACATGATAGGCGGAAAATGGTTCTTTCGGTTTGAATGACAGAACAAGAGCACTATTTCTCATATAATATTTAATATGGAGTATAAGTATAATGAATGTTGTTAGATATTGgatacatatattttcttcaaaaataatccatatatattatataattgtagtCTGCAACTAAACAAACGAATTACTTGAGTGGGGGCATTTGCCTCCAATGAACCTTCATTGGCTCCGTCCATGCTTCAACCCTAATGTAATGAGTAAATCTTCGATAAGGCTGTTTGATCAGAGCTGCTTACCTACTGTAAAGAACGtttacttatatttttaagGTATGAGGGTGATATGATAATGGTACACAATATTTCATGTATAACATAAAGACGTTCCCTTTTGATAATGATACATGGTTGAATTATTGAGAATGAAATGCGGATTTTAATGTGAGATTCACTTAGATATGTGTGAAAGAAAGATATTCCTACCCTATATTCTCAATCATTGTAAGTAAGCAAGCTATAGTGGGATCACTATGGGGTTGAATAGAACAAAATATACAGTCTCATACTTTTGTAAGATATGCCTACAATATCTTGACTAGGTATAAGCACCGAAGTTTTATTTCTAGTAGCACCGACACAGTTTAAGAAAAGCAATTTTGTAAAACACAGATACACTGTCACCGTGACAACTATTACCAATGAAACCAccttataaaagaaaacatGCGTTGGAATTTTTAGGCacaagtcaccaactgtgacttTGTAACTGCGCCATAAAAATCATTCCCAACTCAAGTCTAAGTCCAAGAAGATTGGAATGAGATCCGCTCTATATTTTTGTGTTCGGAACCCGTGGAACGAGACATCCTCACCattcaagagagagatagaaatCCAGTTCGTTCAAGTTTTTAGATTTTTAGTAGGCCAGTGGAATGTACTAATAGGGATCGCAATACTGCAGTAGTCTTCGGACCCCACGACccttgagttaaataatttaacCCATTTCCTAACCAtggttaaataaaaatttaaagttAAAACGGTCCAGATAAATTTGCAACCTCCACCTTTTCCCTCTAGCGCTCACTTATTTCAAGTTTTctgttctctttctctctccctctcgaaactCGCGTCTTATTTAAACGCATGCGAGCTCTCATTCGAGTTTGCAGCACCAGAGAAGAAGACCGCCACTCTCCAAGCTCAAATACCGCCACGTGTTCGCCGGAAATGGTATTCTCCGGCAAACAGGTGTTCCCGGTGGACTACGAGGCCGAGGTTTCGCAGCGACTGCTCGAAGCCTCGCTCTCCGGCGATCTGAAATCGGCGCTGGAGTGCGTCGCCGATCCGTTCGTGGACGTTAACTTCGTCGGCGCTGTGCTCCTCAAAGCGAGGAAGTGTGAGTTGTTGCTGCGCGACGAGTCGGCGAGCGAAGTCCGCGTCCACTACCAGGAGTTCAAAACCGACGTCACGGCTCTATTCCTCGCCGTTCATGCTGGAAACGTCGCTTTGGTGAAGAAATTACTGGTAATGTGTACTTCAATCTTTGATTTTAAACCGTGTGATGCCAAATCACCGTGTTTGAAGTTGagatttgaatgtttttttgcTCACATCGTTGATCTTTCACCGAATTTGAAAGCATGCTGTGCttaatttgaattattttgAACTGTTTATGCTTTTTTTACGATTATATTGTTTGATTTGAAGCTGTTTCTGTTTTCTTAGAATTAGAACTGATTTTGAAGTTGTATTAATACTTAATTAaagaagattgaagtgctttcgGCTTAATCACATTGTCGAGTTTTGATGATCTGCGAAGCATTTTTGATGTGTTTAGAAAGTGAAATGTTATCTACGTTTTCAAATTAGTTCATGATCCAGCATTTGTGAATTTTTGTTTCAACTGTAACTCTGTTTTCAGTACATTGCGGGAAGAAATTCACCTCGTTTTGTTTTCGCTATGCTTAATTGCTCGCCAAAAGGGAAGAAACTCAAGAAATTACTGCTAAaccatattttttgtatttaggATTTATACAGCcgatcccacttagtgggataaggctttgttgctGTTGTTGTATGTTATTTTTTAGTACTACTTTATGGATTTTAACTTTAAATCACTGCTGATCCTGGATGTTTGGAGTGACTATTCATTCTCTACGTTTTGGAACCGAAAGTTTGTGATTTTCTTACTTCGGGCCTTGCTTTGCTGAAAATAtagggctcgtttggaagtCCTTTCAAAATGACTAAAAGCAATGTTTTTTAAACCAATCATAGCATTATTTGGTGCTTCTTCCAAAAAGAACTATATTAGTTGTAACACTTACTTTTACTAAGGAATAgttaaaaaaacattttcaccaaaaccgctttcagtcattttaaaagcacttccaagcAAGCTCATATACCTTTATACGATAGCTTCCATTAATGAATGGTCTGGAGATCCCACATCACTTGTCTCAAATTATATGTTCTGAGCCTGAAGTACATAACACTATGCTAAAATTAAACATCCCCCCTTCCCCCAAATTAGTGAACTGCTTGTTGAATGTTCCATGCTTCTATGCCTATCACGTCAGATTTGTTGCCCCATTTCGTCTGTATGTGTTTTCTGACCTTTTGTCTCCGACGAAAAAAACAATGTACCTGCTAGTGTACTAGCTTCAATCTTTTCTTCCTAGCCTTTACAAAGTTTATGTGGAAATTAAAGTGAAGAAAAGAAGTGGTTGGTTGAATAGTATTATGTCTGTTTGCGGAATTACCACTGTTTCTGGCTTTATAACATACTAAGGATTGGCGTTTTCTTGAATTACAGAGCATTGGTGCTGATGTAAATCAGAAACTCTTCAGGGGCTTCGCGACAACAGCAGCAGTGAGAGAGGGCCACCTTGAGATTCTAGAGATCCTACTGAAAGCTGGAGCATCTCAACCAGCCTGTGAGGAAGCTCTATTGGAGGCAAGTTGTCATGGACATGCTAGGCTTGTTGACCGGCTTATGGCCTCTGATTTGATTCGGCCCCATATTGCCGTGCATGCTATTGTCACGGCCAGCTGCAGGGGGTTTGCTGATGTGGTGGACACTCTCATGAAGGTAGAGCGTCGTATTCATTTTCCAATAAGATCTGTTCAACAACTTTCTGAATCCCGTAGCAGATAGCATTAGAGTAAAATATGATTCAACAGTTAATAATTGCTTGTACTTGACATCAGTAAAAAAAGATAATCTGCCTGTTTAAGCTCAATGTGAGAAATATCCCATCATATCTTAATAATCATGGATAAACAGATCTAATATCCTTCGGAGCGGTCTGGTGAAATACTGAATTAGTTAGTTTTATTAGCACAATAACATTGTTCGTGTTGCTCAATTGCAGTGTGGTGTGGATGCAAGTGCCGCTGATAGGATGCTGCTTCAATCGTCTAAGCCAGCTCTTCACACTAATGTTGACTGTAGTGCACTTGTGGCTGCAGTTGTGAGTAGGCAGGTCCCAATCATACGTTTGCTGCTACAGGTGATTCCCACATCACTTACAATTTTGCTTAGCTTAAATCAATGGTGATGCAGACATATGGACAAGTTTGGGGGGAGCCCGGTTATTTTACTGTCAATTACCCTGCATTCTTAAGCCTAAAATGTACCATTAGATTGATCAGATACGAACTGTCAATTACCCTGCATTCCTAAGCCTAAAATGTATCATTAGATTGATCAGATACGACCCCGAAAGCCATAATTTAGGAATAGTAGAGAAGTAAATTTCAACTGAGATTCCAACTGTAGGTCCCCTCTAAGAGGTGCATTAAGCTGGACAGCTGGATTTGTACCCTTCCATAGGGATAGAGTGGTACACATCTCTATGATTGCAGTAAGATCTAAACAGAAAATGATTCTGATTCTATCTTTCTGACAGGAAATAATACTGTTACTGTTTCATCTTCTGAATTACTACTCTCCTTGTATCCTTTTACTTTTCACTCCACATGACTAACAACCTTCGTTTGTTCTTTgttccaaaattgaaaaattaggcCGGTGTGAGGACGGATGTCAATGTGAGGTTGGGAGCATGGTCATGGGACCCAGCTACAGGGGAAGAGTTTCGGGTTGGGGCAGGGTTGGCGGAGCCATATCCCATTACCTGGTGTGCTGTGGAGTATTTTGAAGCAAGCGGTTCTGTCTTGCACATGCTACTCCAAGGCCTTTCTCCGGATACCCCTCATTGTGGAAGAACTCTCCTGCACCACGCTATTCTATGCGGTAATGCAGGAGCTGTCCGTGTGCTCTTAAGTTGTGGTGCCAATGTAGAATCACCCGTTAAAGCAACTGGTGGTACCAGGTTTAATCCGATACACATGGCTGCCTGCCTTGGTTTGCCAACAATCGTTCAATGTTTAACTGAATCTGGATGTGATATGAACTCCAAGACTGATTCTGGCGAGACAGCTGTAATGATCTGCGCAAAATACAAGCATGAAGAATGTCTCAGAGTATTGGCGGCTGCTGGTGCTGATTTTGGCTTGGTTAATGCGGCTGGTCAGTCTGTTAGTTCGATTGCCAGGGCAGCTAGGTGGTCACTTGGTTTTCAGCAGGCGTTGATGTGTATAATGAGTGACGGAAAGATGCCCAAATCCAGCAACTTTTCTGTTTTCTCTCCCCTGATGTTTGCAGCTCAAGCCGGCGATATTGAGGCCTTGAAAGCCGTAGTTGGTTTAGGAGAATTTGACATCGATTATCAAGATGATAAAGGTTTCACGGCCGTTATGATCACTGCTTTGAAGGGGCACGTTGAAGCATTCAGGTTTCTGGTTTATGCAGGGGCTGATGTAAAACTGTGTAACGAGTCTGGTGAGACTGCAATTACTCTATCAGAAATAAGCCAAAACCGTGACCTATTTGAGAAGGTAATGCTCGAATATGCACTAGAAAAGGGCAATCGTTACGCTGGAGGGTTCTACGCTCTGCATTGTGCAGCACGCCGTGGGGATGTGGATGCAGTCAAATTGTTAACAAGTAGGGGATATGATGTGAATGTCCCTGACGGAGATGGTTACACTCCGCTCATGTTAGCGGCTAGGGAAGGTTACAGTCTCATGTGTGAACTCTTGATATCTCACGGGGCAAACTTGGATGTCAAGAATGCCAAAGGCGAAACACCGCTTTTGCTTGCGAGGAAAAGCGGCGGTGGTTTGAAAAATGAGGCAGAGCGGGTGATACTAGATGAGCTTGCTCGCAAGCTGGTGCTAGGTGGGGCGCGTGTCTGGAAGCATACGAAGGGAGGGAAAGGCAGCCCTCATGGGAAAGAGATGAGGATGGTGGGAACTGTAGGGGTGCTCTGCTGGGGGAAATCAAACCGGAGAAATGTGATATGCCGGGAGGCAGAGGCGGGGCCTAGTCCAGCCTTTAGGAGGAATCGGAGGAGCAAGAGCGATGCAGATGAACCCGGAGTGTTTAGGGTGGTGACTACCAAGAACAAGGAGGTGCATTTTTCGTGTGAAGGCGGGGTTGAAAGCGCCGAGCTTTGGGTGAGGGGTATAAAGCTTGTGACCAAGGAGGCTCTTTCAGTGATCGGAGCGTCATGAACGTAGGTGACCGACGAGAATAACGTCGATGAAGTAGGATGGTGTATAGAGAGGTTTCCGGGAATACTTCGTCTTGAAGTATTTAGAAGTAGAGTCGGTTTCTTTTCGTTGTAAAGGTTTTGATCCCGCAGTTGTAAATCTGTTATCGTCAAACGGGACAACAAAAATTGAGCATTCGATAGCTTGCTTTGTTCGCCATATGGATTCCAAATTTTCAAAACGAAAACCAAAAATTTAAAACGAAATGAAATGATTACCAAGCGGACCATTAGCTGATTTTAATTGAAATGAGCTCACTTTATAAATATTTCCAGAACGGAGAATTAAGTTGTAATAAATACGAAAAACTAACGGACTCTTTAACAAAAGGGAACTCCGATAGAGCTCTTCGGAAAGGAGTGGGATCGAGCGCCAACCAGATTCGAAACACCACCTTTTAGCCAGAACTGATCTCCTTCTCCTTTGCCTTGCAC
Protein-coding sequences here:
- the LOC103425789 gene encoding uncharacterized protein — encoded protein: MRALIRVCSTREEDRHSPSSNTATCSPEMVFSGKQVFPVDYEAEVSQRLLEASLSGDLKSALECVADPFVDVNFVGAVLLKARKCELLLRDESASEVRVHYQEFKTDVTALFLAVHAGNVALVKKLLSIGADVNQKLFRGFATTAAVREGHLEILEILLKAGASQPACEEALLEASCHGHARLVDRLMASDLIRPHIAVHAIVTASCRGFADVVDTLMKCGVDASAADRMLLQSSKPALHTNVDCSALVAAVVSRQVPIIRLLLQAGVRTDVNVRLGAWSWDPATGEEFRVGAGLAEPYPITWCAVEYFEASGSVLHMLLQGLSPDTPHCGRTLLHHAILCGNAGAVRVLLSCGANVESPVKATGGTRFNPIHMAACLGLPTIVQCLTESGCDMNSKTDSGETAVMICAKYKHEECLRVLAAAGADFGLVNAAGQSVSSIARAARWSLGFQQALMCIMSDGKMPKSSNFSVFSPLMFAAQAGDIEALKAVVGLGEFDIDYQDDKGFTAVMITALKGHVEAFRFLVYAGADVKLCNESGETAITLSEISQNRDLFEKVMLEYALEKGNRYAGGFYALHCAARRGDVDAVKLLTSRGYDVNVPDGDGYTPLMLAAREGYSLMCELLISHGANLDVKNAKGETPLLLARKSGGGLKNEAERVILDELARKLVLGGARVWKHTKGGKGSPHGKEMRMVGTVGVLCWGKSNRRNVICREAEAGPSPAFRRNRRSKSDADEPGVFRVVTTKNKEVHFSCEGGVESAELWVRGIKLVTKEALSVIGAS